In one window of Tachypleus tridentatus isolate NWPU-2018 chromosome 2, ASM421037v1, whole genome shotgun sequence DNA:
- the LOC143245334 gene encoding protein Dr1-like, with translation MAENDEDLTIPRAAMNKMIKEILPHVRVANDARELILNCCTEFIHHIATEANEICNTQQKKTISAEHILGALESLGFREYKHEAETVLKDCKAVAAKRRRQSTRLENLGIPEEELLRQQQELFAKARQQQAEIEQQQWLEMQQAAQHQLMLQQQNSKTEDDDEY, from the exons ATGGCAGAAAATGATGAAGACCTGACTATACCTAGAGCTGCAATGAATAAGATGATCAAAGAAATTCTTCCACATGTTAGAGTTGCCAACGATGCTCGTGAACTTATCCTCAACTGTTGTACTGAGTTTATCCATCACATCGCCACTGAAGCCAATGAAATCTGTAACACTCAGCAGAAAAAAACCATCTCAGCTGAACATATTTTAGGag CATTAGAAAGTCTGGGCTTCAGAGAGTACAAACACGAAGCAGAAACGGTTTTGAAGGACTGTAAGGCTGTTGCTGCCAAGCGTCGCAGACAGAGCACACGGCTGGAAAACCTTGGAATACCTGAAGAAGAACTCTTACGACAACAGCAAGAACTGTTCGCAAAG GCTCGACAACAGCAAGCTGAGATAGAACAGCAGCAGTGGTTGGAAATGCAACAGGCTGCTCAACATCAGTTGATGTTACAGCAACAGAATTCTAAAACTGAAGATGATGATGAGTACTGA